Proteins co-encoded in one Caldilineales bacterium genomic window:
- a CDS encoding DNA-directed RNA polymerase subunit alpha — protein MQPVLPKIECTASTQRFARFEIGPLESGYGITLGNALRRVLLSALPGAAVTSLRINDVYHEFSPIPNAREDTTQLVLNLKQLRLRLHSEEPVRMYVRAKGPGPITAADLNAPPEVEIINPELYLLTLDATNADFDMELVVSPGKGYLPAEADNRPKLPIGEMPIDAIFSPVRRVNHVVERTRVGGHTDFDRLIFEIWTDGALTPEVALKYAARQLVEQFSMVAGVEMAETAADERDESGIPGRIAEQPIEDLDLSMRAYNCLKRAGITKVGEVLRKLEQGENEMLAIRNFGRKSLDELVEKLRERDYLIFIDYTPGPEAAS, from the coding sequence ATGCAGCCGGTCTTACCCAAGATCGAATGTACAGCCAGCACGCAACGTTTTGCCCGCTTCGAGATCGGGCCGCTGGAGAGCGGCTACGGCATCACGCTGGGGAATGCGCTCCGTCGCGTTCTGTTGTCGGCCCTCCCCGGCGCCGCCGTCACCTCGTTGCGGATCAATGACGTCTATCACGAATTCTCCCCCATCCCCAACGCCCGCGAAGACACGACGCAGCTCGTCCTGAACCTCAAACAATTGCGGTTGCGTCTGCACAGTGAGGAACCGGTGCGGATGTACGTCCGAGCCAAAGGCCCCGGCCCCATCACCGCCGCTGACCTGAACGCCCCACCCGAAGTCGAGATCATCAACCCCGAACTCTATCTGCTCACGCTCGATGCGACCAACGCCGATTTCGATATGGAGTTGGTGGTCTCGCCGGGCAAGGGCTATCTGCCGGCCGAGGCCGACAACCGGCCCAAGTTGCCCATCGGCGAGATGCCCATCGACGCCATTTTCAGCCCCGTGCGCCGCGTCAACCATGTGGTGGAACGCACCCGCGTGGGTGGACACACCGATTTCGACCGCCTGATCTTCGAGATCTGGACCGATGGCGCCCTGACGCCCGAAGTCGCTCTGAAATATGCCGCCCGCCAACTCGTGGAGCAGTTCTCGATGGTGGCCGGTGTCGAGATGGCCGAAACCGCCGCGGATGAGCGCGACGAAAGCGGCATCCCGGGCCGGATCGCCGAGCAACCGATCGAGGATCTCGACCTGAGCATGCGCGCCTACAACTGCCTGAAGCGCGCCGGCATCACCAAGGTGGGTGAAGTGCTGCGCAAGCTGGAGCAGGGCGAGAACGAGATGCTCGCCATCCGCAACTTCGGGCGGAAGTCACTGGACGAGTTGGTGGAGAAACTGCGCGAGCGAGACTATCTCATCTTCATCGACTATACCCCCGGCCCCGAAGCGGCCAGCTAA
- a CDS encoding tetratricopeptide repeat protein, producing the protein MNKLVFVCFAVAAILILAACGSGASNTPQAVGDAIELMRSAQTALDSGNYSQAVTDFQASLAKGKSLDAYFGLGNAYTRQNNFAEAEKAYQEALKINPNHTATLSNLGVALYQQGRLEEAIATFEKALKVSPDDAETHYLLGAAQLQLGKMNEAEASLLKALEINKNLPEARFGLAMLRKVQGRNDDAIAEFEAFLAGPPAQDPQAKVQAELMLKELKGQ; encoded by the coding sequence ATGAATAAACTCGTCTTTGTCTGCTTCGCCGTGGCAGCCATCCTCATCCTGGCGGCCTGCGGCAGCGGCGCCAGCAACACACCCCAGGCCGTGGGCGACGCCATCGAACTGATGCGCTCGGCGCAGACGGCCCTGGATAGCGGCAACTACAGCCAGGCTGTGACGGATTTCCAGGCTTCACTGGCCAAAGGCAAAAGCCTGGACGCCTACTTCGGCCTGGGCAACGCCTATACCCGGCAAAACAACTTCGCCGAAGCCGAAAAAGCCTATCAGGAAGCCCTCAAGATCAACCCCAACCACACAGCCACACTCTCGAACCTGGGCGTGGCCCTGTATCAGCAAGGCCGGCTGGAAGAAGCCATCGCCACCTTCGAGAAGGCGCTGAAGGTCAGCCCGGACGACGCCGAGACCCACTATCTGCTGGGCGCGGCGCAACTGCAACTAGGCAAGATGAACGAGGCCGAGGCATCGCTGCTCAAGGCGCTGGAGATCAACAAAAACCTGCCCGAAGCCCGCTTTGGCCTGGCCATGCTGCGCAAAGTGCAGGGCCGCAACGATGACGCCATCGCCGAATTCGAAGCCTTTCTGGCCGGCCCGCCCGCCCAAGACCCCCAGGCCAAAGTCCAGGCCGAGCTGATGCTGAAAGAACTGAAGGGACAATAG
- a CDS encoding S1 RNA-binding domain-containing protein, translating into MTDAPEGAPRPPKPEIKVLPPKSIVKTLSVNQEVVGRVRRLADFGAFIDIGVGTDGLVHVSEISQKRINKPSDVLKLGQQVTAWIKELDKEHNRISLTLIAPETPTLRTLSPGDVVTGRVTRIENYGIFIDVGVGYDGMVHVKEMTHGYVKHPGDLVKIGDEVQAQVIDVRRRRGQIDLSMRALLPEPEPEPKPEPAPRSAPRAVPAPAVAEPQDEMIEEEESLPTSFEFALQRAQFEPGGKGKKRNKKQWYSEDEEDDIVSRTLMFTKE; encoded by the coding sequence GTGACCGATGCGCCAGAGGGCGCCCCTCGCCCACCGAAACCTGAAATCAAGGTCCTTCCACCCAAGAGCATCGTCAAGACGCTGAGTGTCAACCAGGAAGTGGTTGGACGGGTGCGGCGTCTGGCCGATTTTGGCGCCTTCATCGATATCGGCGTCGGCACGGATGGGCTGGTTCACGTCTCGGAGATTTCGCAGAAACGGATCAACAAGCCGAGCGATGTGCTCAAGTTGGGCCAGCAGGTCACTGCCTGGATCAAAGAGTTGGACAAAGAGCACAACCGCATCAGCCTCACCTTGATCGCCCCCGAAACACCCACGCTGCGCACTCTGTCGCCGGGTGATGTGGTGACAGGGCGGGTGACGCGGATCGAGAACTACGGCATCTTCATCGATGTGGGGGTGGGCTATGATGGCATGGTGCATGTGAAGGAAATGACCCACGGCTATGTGAAACACCCCGGCGATCTGGTCAAGATCGGCGATGAGGTGCAGGCCCAGGTGATCGATGTGCGCCGTCGTCGTGGGCAGATCGACCTCTCGATGCGCGCCCTGCTCCCCGAGCCCGAGCCCGAGCCGAAACCCGAACCGGCCCCCCGCTCGGCCCCCAGAGCGGTTCCTGCCCCGGCAGTCGCCGAACCGCAGGACGAGATGATCGAGGAAGAAGAATCGCTCCCCACCAGTTTCGAGTTCGCCCTGCAGCGAGCACAGTTCGAACCCGGCGGCAAAGGCAAGAAACGAAACAAGAAACAGTGGTACAGCGAGGATGAAGAGGATGACATCGTCTCGCGCACGCTCATGTTCACCAAAGAGTAG
- the truA gene encoding tRNA pseudouridine(38-40) synthase TruA, with amino-acid sequence MNSPASSAPPAYYSAVIEYDGADFLGFQVQVSGRTVQGEIEQTLHRLTQQSVRVVGAGRTDAGVHAAGQVIAFRVAWKHTPADLQRALNALLPADIAVLRLEPAPPEFHPRFSASERHYRYQVGQWPGHSPLRARYAWELGPEIDVEAMNQAAAQLIGSHDFLTFGQPPQDEPTASTVRRVSEARWSQHPPYLFFDIRANAFLRRMVRTIVATLVQVGQGRMTPAEVGGLLASRERGLAPPPAPAQGLILVSVSYSLPSSGVA; translated from the coding sequence TTGAATAGCCCCGCCTCGTCCGCGCCGCCGGCTTACTACAGCGCCGTCATCGAATACGACGGCGCCGACTTCCTGGGCTTCCAGGTGCAGGTGTCGGGCCGGACGGTGCAGGGCGAGATCGAGCAGACGCTCCACCGCCTGACGCAGCAAAGCGTGCGGGTGGTGGGCGCCGGTCGCACCGACGCTGGCGTTCACGCCGCCGGGCAGGTCATCGCCTTCAGGGTGGCCTGGAAGCACACACCGGCCGACCTGCAACGGGCCTTGAACGCCCTCCTCCCCGCCGACATCGCTGTCCTTCGCCTCGAACCTGCTCCCCCCGAATTCCACCCGCGCTTCAGCGCCAGCGAACGTCACTATCGCTACCAGGTCGGCCAATGGCCGGGCCACTCGCCCTTGCGGGCGCGCTACGCCTGGGAGCTTGGCCCTGAGATCGATGTCGAGGCCATGAACCAGGCCGCTGCCCAGCTCATCGGCAGCCACGATTTCCTCACCTTCGGCCAGCCCCCTCAAGACGAACCCACTGCCAGCACCGTCCGCCGGGTGAGCGAAGCCCGCTGGAGCCAGCACCCGCCCTATCTCTTCTTCGACATCCGGGCCAACGCTTTCTTGCGCCGCATGGTGCGAACCATTGTCGCCACGCTCGTCCAGGTAGGCCAGGGCCGGATGACCCCAGCCGAGGTCGGCGGACTGCTTGCCAGCCGCGAGCGAGGACTGGCTCCCCCGCCCGCACCTGCCCAAGGTCTGATCCTGGTCTCTGTCTCCTACTCCCTTCCCTCGTCTGGCGTTGCCTGA
- a CDS encoding insulinase family protein gives MNLQDYRRFDLANGLQVVCAPMPSVRSVSMGLYLRVGSRYEAAEQAGISHFLEHMVFKGCAGWPTALDIANEIEGKGGYLNASTGQEFTSFWVRVGARHWRRSLELLAAMMQHPTLDAEEFEREQSVILDEIAMYRDVPEDYVGQLSNEAMWGHHPLGREIAGEPETVEALTPAALRAYHQRCYRPDGAVLTVAGAIDADELHEAAAGCLGAWTGAGPLPAFLPAPQLEAAPRHRLQIRESEQAHLQLAVPGLPRDHPDRFSLGVLNALAGDGMSSRLWQRLREQRGLAYNIGSYVSMFADSGSLGVYGGCDAERLFETLDETASVWRDLQDRPAPEAEIQHFKEYMKGRLELSSEDSSAVAAWWGRQLAAGSPMQTLDQILSEIEAVTPADVQRLAQDLWQPQQLTLAYVGPLADETALIHWLTPPPPNH, from the coding sequence ATGAACCTGCAAGACTACCGGCGTTTCGACCTGGCCAATGGCCTGCAAGTTGTCTGCGCGCCGATGCCATCCGTGCGCTCGGTCTCGATGGGGCTGTATCTGCGCGTCGGCTCGCGCTACGAGGCCGCCGAACAAGCCGGGATCAGCCACTTCCTCGAACACATGGTCTTCAAAGGCTGCGCCGGCTGGCCCACCGCCCTCGACATCGCCAACGAAATCGAAGGCAAGGGCGGCTACCTCAACGCCTCCACCGGCCAGGAATTCACCTCGTTCTGGGTGCGGGTGGGGGCCAGACACTGGCGGCGGAGCCTGGAACTGCTGGCCGCCATGATGCAGCACCCCACCTTGGACGCTGAAGAGTTCGAACGCGAGCAGAGCGTCATCCTCGACGAGATCGCCATGTATCGCGACGTGCCGGAGGATTACGTCGGCCAGCTCAGCAACGAGGCCATGTGGGGTCATCACCCCCTGGGTCGGGAAATCGCCGGGGAGCCGGAGACGGTCGAGGCGCTGACGCCGGCAGCCTTGCGCGCTTACCACCAGCGCTGCTACCGCCCCGACGGCGCCGTGCTGACGGTGGCCGGCGCCATCGACGCCGATGAACTACACGAAGCGGCGGCCGGCTGTTTGGGCGCCTGGACGGGCGCAGGCCCGCTCCCGGCCTTCCTGCCGGCGCCGCAACTCGAGGCCGCGCCCCGGCATCGCCTCCAGATCCGAGAAAGCGAGCAGGCCCACCTGCAGCTGGCTGTGCCCGGCCTCCCTCGCGACCATCCCGACCGCTTCAGCCTCGGCGTGCTCAATGCCCTGGCCGGCGACGGCATGAGCTCGCGGCTATGGCAGCGGCTGCGCGAGCAGCGCGGCCTGGCCTACAACATCGGCTCGTATGTCAGCATGTTTGCCGACAGCGGCTCGTTGGGCGTCTATGGCGGCTGCGATGCCGAACGCCTGTTCGAGACCCTGGACGAAACCGCTTCAGTCTGGCGCGATCTACAGGATCGACCGGCGCCCGAAGCGGAGATTCAACATTTCAAAGAATACATGAAGGGTCGCCTGGAACTGAGCAGCGAGGATTCATCGGCTGTGGCGGCCTGGTGGGGGCGACAGCTGGCTGCCGGCAGCCCGATGCAAACACTCGACCAGATCCTGAGTGAAATCGAAGCCGTGACCCCCGCCGACGTCCAGCGCCTGGCCCAGGACCTCTGGCAGCCGCAACAACTCACCCTGGCCTACGTCGGCCCCCTCGCCGACGAAACCGCCCTCATCCACTGGCTCACCCCCCCGCCCCCCAACCACTGA
- a CDS encoding adenylyltransferase/cytidyltransferase family protein, which translates to MKRVLVGGGFDDLRSRHIRFLAEAAKLGAVHVLLWPDERVRERAGVCKFPVEERQYLLESIRYVEQVEVLGDASGPDNLSTAQDLGGLGGLGDLGGLKGLGGLGGLRGLETKPLQVVRASGIWVVEAQDDTPAQRALAAALGIDYRALSPAELAGFPTAAFDPTHLPPDRTRVLVTGCYDWFHSGHVRFFEEASQLGDLYVVAGHDANVRLLKGEGHPLFPQDERRYMVQAIRFVTQALISSGQGWMDAEPEVELVRPHIYAVNEDGDKPEKRRFCAEHGLEYVVLKRTPRPGLKPRSSSDLRGF; encoded by the coding sequence ATGAAGCGCGTTCTCGTGGGCGGTGGTTTCGATGATCTGCGCTCGCGCCACATTCGTTTTTTGGCAGAAGCGGCGAAGTTGGGCGCGGTGCACGTGCTGCTGTGGCCGGACGAGCGGGTGCGGGAGCGGGCCGGCGTGTGCAAGTTCCCGGTCGAGGAGCGGCAGTATCTGTTGGAGTCGATTCGTTATGTCGAGCAAGTCGAGGTTTTGGGCGATGCGAGCGGCCCCGATAACCTTTCGACGGCGCAGGATTTGGGGGGGTTGGGGGGGTTGGGGGATTTGGGGGGTTTGAAGGGTTTGGGAGGGTTGGGAGGGTTGAGGGGTTTGGAGACCAAACCCCTACAGGTGGTTCGGGCCAGCGGCATCTGGGTGGTGGAGGCGCAGGATGATACGCCGGCGCAACGCGCTCTGGCCGCGGCCCTCGGCATCGACTACCGCGCCCTCTCCCCCGCCGAACTGGCCGGCTTCCCCACCGCCGCTTTCGACCCGACCCACCTACCACCCGACCGCACTCGCGTGCTGGTGACGGGCTGTTATGACTGGTTCCATTCCGGGCATGTGCGCTTCTTCGAGGAAGCGTCGCAGCTTGGCGACTTGTATGTGGTGGCCGGGCACGATGCCAATGTCCGCTTGCTGAAGGGCGAAGGCCATCCCCTTTTCCCGCAGGACGAACGGCGCTATATGGTGCAGGCCATCCGCTTTGTCACCCAGGCGCTGATCTCGTCCGGCCAGGGCTGGATGGACGCCGAACCGGAAGTCGAGCTGGTGCGGCCGCACATCTATGCTGTGAACGAAGACGGCGACAAGCCGGAAAAGCGCCGCTTCTGCGCCGAGCACGGGCTGGAGTATGTGGTGCTGAAGCGGACGCCGCGGCCAGGGCTGAAGCCGCGGTCGAGTTCAGACTTGCGGGGATTCTGA
- the rplM gene encoding 50S ribosomal protein L13 has translation MNKTFSAKPEEVQHEWLLVDAAGKTLGRLSAEIARILRGKHKPIYTPHVDCGDFVIVVNADKIRVSGDRLDAHIYYRHSGYMGGLKEVTMRRMLQTHPERVLEFAVRGMLPKNRLGRQMYKKLKVYASPDHPHAAQQPRAVDLA, from the coding sequence GTGAACAAAACGTTTAGCGCCAAGCCAGAAGAAGTCCAACACGAGTGGCTTTTGGTGGACGCCGCCGGCAAAACGCTGGGGCGCCTTTCCGCCGAAATCGCCCGCATCCTGCGCGGGAAACACAAACCCATCTACACCCCGCACGTCGATTGCGGCGATTTTGTGATCGTCGTCAATGCCGACAAGATCCGTGTCAGCGGCGACCGCCTGGACGCCCATATCTACTACCGCCACAGTGGCTACATGGGCGGGCTGAAAGAGGTGACCATGCGGCGGATGCTGCAAACCCATCCCGAGCGCGTGCTCGAGTTTGCGGTGCGCGGCATGTTGCCCAAGAACCGGCTCGGCCGCCAGATGTACAAGAAACTAAAGGTTTACGCTTCGCCCGACCATCCCCACGCCGCCCAGCAGCCGCGCGCGGTTGATTTGGCCTGA
- the icd gene encoding NADP-dependent isocitrate dehydrogenase has translation MAYDKITPPAGGDKITITDGKLLVPDHPVLAFIEGDGTGPDIWAASVRVLDAAVAKAYGGRRQVAWMEVYAGEKALAVYGPGVWLPDETLAAFREYLVGIKGPLTTPVGGGIRSLNVALRQELDLYVCLRPVQYFDGTPSPVKNPELIDMVIFRENSEDIYAGIEWRAGTPEAEKVIAFLQNEMGVKKIRFPGTSGIGVKPASQEGTARLVRAAIQYAIDNGRKSVTLVHKGNIMKFTEGAFRDWGYQVAREEFSGMEIDGGPWQKLPNGIIIKDVIADAFLQQILTRPAEYDVIATMNLNGDYISDALAAQVGGIGIAPGANINYLTGAAVFEATHGTAPKYAGLDKVNPSSVILSGEMMFRYLGWTEAADLILEAMRLTILARTCTYDFHRLMGEEATLLKCSEFGDALIANM, from the coding sequence ATGGCTTACGATAAGATCACGCCGCCCGCCGGCGGCGACAAAATCACGATCACGGATGGCAAGTTGCTGGTGCCCGACCACCCCGTGCTGGCCTTCATCGAGGGCGATGGCACCGGCCCCGACATTTGGGCGGCCTCGGTGCGGGTGCTGGATGCAGCCGTAGCGAAGGCTTACGGTGGGCGGCGCCAGGTTGCCTGGATGGAGGTTTATGCCGGCGAGAAGGCGCTGGCGGTCTATGGCCCCGGCGTGTGGCTGCCCGATGAGACCCTGGCGGCCTTCCGCGAGTATCTGGTGGGGATCAAGGGGCCGCTGACGACGCCGGTGGGCGGGGGCATCCGCTCGCTCAACGTGGCTTTGCGGCAGGAATTGGATTTGTATGTGTGTCTGCGCCCGGTGCAGTATTTCGACGGCACGCCCAGTCCGGTCAAGAACCCGGAGTTGATCGATATGGTGATCTTCCGCGAGAATTCGGAGGATATCTATGCCGGGATCGAGTGGCGGGCGGGGACGCCGGAGGCCGAGAAGGTGATCGCGTTCCTGCAGAACGAGATGGGGGTGAAGAAGATCCGTTTCCCCGGCACCTCGGGCATCGGCGTGAAGCCGGCTTCGCAGGAGGGGACGGCGCGGTTGGTGCGGGCGGCGATCCAATACGCCATCGACAATGGCCGCAAGTCGGTGACGCTGGTGCACAAGGGCAATATCATGAAGTTCACCGAGGGCGCGTTCCGCGACTGGGGGTATCAGGTGGCGCGGGAGGAGTTCAGCGGGATGGAGATCGATGGCGGGCCGTGGCAGAAGCTGCCGAACGGCATCATCATCAAGGATGTGATCGCCGACGCCTTTCTCCAGCAGATCCTGACGCGGCCGGCCGAGTATGACGTGATCGCGACCATGAATCTGAACGGCGACTATATCTCGGATGCGCTGGCCGCACAGGTGGGCGGGATCGGGATCGCGCCGGGGGCGAATATCAATTATCTGACCGGGGCGGCCGTCTTCGAGGCCACGCACGGCACGGCGCCCAAATATGCCGGGCTGGACAAGGTCAATCCCTCGTCGGTCATTCTCTCTGGCGAGATGATGTTCCGCTACCTGGGTTGGACCGAGGCGGCGGACTTGATCCTGGAGGCAATGCGGTTGACGATCCTGGCTCGCACCTGCACCTATGATTTTCATCGTTTGATGGGCGAAGAGGCGACGCTGCTGAAGTGTTCGGAGTTTGGGGATGCGTTGATTGCGAATATGTGA
- a CDS encoding MogA/MoaB family molybdenum cofactor biosynthesis protein gives MPTTVGILTISDSAAAGQSEDQSGPLLVGLAQDLWPDETPVIGLAPDEPQLIAERLRFWADDQGLSLILTTGGTGFAPRDTTPEATRAVIEREAPGIAEAIRAAGLSKTPHAMLSRGVAGIRGGALIINLSGSPKAVREQWAVIAPVLPHALELLRPTNHSLRHARAGEHVRKLDAAV, from the coding sequence ATGCCCACCACGGTTGGCATCCTCACCATCAGCGATAGCGCCGCCGCCGGTCAGTCCGAAGACCAAAGCGGGCCGCTGCTGGTTGGGCTGGCGCAAGACCTGTGGCCCGATGAGACGCCTGTCATCGGCCTGGCGCCCGACGAACCGCAGCTGATTGCCGAGCGCCTGCGCTTCTGGGCCGACGACCAGGGCCTGTCCCTGATCCTGACCACAGGCGGCACCGGCTTCGCCCCGCGTGACACCACGCCCGAAGCCACCCGCGCCGTCATCGAACGCGAGGCGCCCGGCATTGCCGAGGCCATCCGTGCGGCCGGGCTGAGCAAGACCCCCCATGCCATGTTGTCGCGCGGGGTGGCAGGCATCCGCGGCGGCGCCCTGATCATCAACCTTTCTGGTAGCCCCAAGGCTGTTCGGGAGCAGTGGGCCGTGATCGCCCCCGTGCTCCCCCACGCCCTGGAGTTGCTTCGCCCCACCAACCACAGCCTGCGCCATGCACGCGCCGGCGAACACGTGCGGAAGCTCGACGCCGCGGTTTGA
- a CDS encoding MBL fold metallo-hydrolase, with translation MELTWYGLSCFRLRSRALTVITDPFGPQLGLTLPKMRANVVTVSHQAAGHNHVAGVRSPEHVFDGPGEYEINGVFITGVGTFHKGAVGAREHNTAFLYEFEDLSVCHLGDMGVLPDREQIEILSEADVLLLPVGGGDTLDAAKAVEVVTELEPSIVIPMHYTIPGLTLKLETVEKFLKEMGLPRPDPVASLRVTRGDLEGEETRVVLLDFGGSGNE, from the coding sequence ATGGAACTCACCTGGTACGGCCTCTCCTGCTTTCGTCTCCGCAGCCGGGCGCTGACCGTCATCACCGACCCCTTCGGCCCCCAATTGGGGCTGACCCTGCCCAAAATGCGCGCCAATGTCGTCACCGTCAGCCACCAGGCCGCCGGCCACAACCATGTCGCTGGCGTCCGCAGCCCCGAACACGTCTTCGACGGCCCCGGCGAGTACGAGATCAACGGCGTCTTCATCACCGGCGTCGGCACCTTCCACAAAGGCGCCGTCGGCGCACGCGAACACAACACCGCCTTTCTCTACGAATTCGAAGACCTGTCCGTGTGCCATCTGGGCGACATGGGCGTGCTGCCCGACCGGGAACAGATCGAAATCCTGAGCGAGGCCGATGTGTTGCTGCTGCCGGTGGGCGGCGGCGACACCCTGGATGCAGCCAAAGCGGTGGAAGTCGTCACCGAGCTGGAGCCGAGCATCGTCATCCCCATGCACTACACCATCCCCGGCCTCACCCTCAAACTCGAAACCGTGGAAAAATTCCTCAAGGAGATGGGCCTCCCCCGCCCTGACCCGGTGGCTTCGTTGCGCGTCACCCGCGGCGATCTGGAGGGCGAGGAAACGCGCGTCGTTCTGCTTGATTTTGGAGGTAGCGGCAATGAATAA
- the rpsI gene encoding 30S ribosomal protein S9 yields the protein MTQYYEAVGRRKTATARVRIYPAGETVEFVVNNKPMAQFFPRLSDQAQVWQPLKELGSESRFNVSAVVEGGGITGQAEAVKMGLARALTEFDPNLRPPLKKAGFLVRDARAKERKKFGLKRARKAPQYTKR from the coding sequence ATGACGCAGTATTACGAAGCCGTTGGTCGCCGCAAGACCGCCACCGCCCGCGTACGCATCTATCCCGCTGGCGAAACTGTCGAATTCGTCGTCAACAACAAGCCCATGGCGCAATTCTTCCCTCGCCTCAGCGACCAGGCGCAGGTGTGGCAGCCACTGAAAGAACTTGGCAGCGAGAGTCGCTTCAACGTCTCGGCTGTGGTCGAGGGCGGCGGCATTACCGGCCAGGCCGAAGCCGTGAAGATGGGTCTGGCCCGCGCCCTGACCGAGTTCGACCCCAACTTGCGACCACCGTTGAAGAAAGCCGGCTTCCTGGTGCGCGATGCCCGCGCCAAGGAACGCAAAAAGTTCGGCCTCAAGCGCGCTCGCAAGGCCCCGCAGTACACCAAGCGCTAA
- the cysE gene encoding serine O-acetyltransferase gives MLNTLRQDMQAVFDRDPAARSTLEVLLTYPGLHAIWLHRLAHALWRRNFKLLGRLVSQTNRFLTGIEIHPGAVIGPGFFIDHGMGVVIGETAEVGAHVTLYHGVTLGGVSWQKGKRHPTIGDSVVIGAGAKVLGPIMIGDHSRIGANSVVVKDTPPESVVVGVPGRVRHRDGYLQAQDPERDLQHNVLPDATAEALKAFADRIVALETEIMEMRGLMNGSADHLNPPPEEWTPEDYLGPFGI, from the coding sequence ATGTTAAACACCCTTCGCCAAGACATGCAGGCCGTGTTCGACCGCGACCCGGCCGCGCGCAGTACGCTGGAAGTGCTGCTGACCTACCCCGGCCTGCACGCCATCTGGCTGCACCGGCTGGCCCATGCGCTATGGCGGCGGAACTTCAAGCTGCTGGGCCGTCTGGTCTCGCAGACCAACCGCTTCCTGACCGGGATCGAGATCCACCCCGGCGCGGTCATCGGCCCCGGCTTCTTCATCGACCACGGCATGGGCGTCGTCATCGGCGAGACGGCCGAGGTCGGCGCCCATGTCACCCTCTACCACGGCGTGACGTTGGGCGGCGTCAGCTGGCAGAAGGGCAAACGCCATCCTACCATCGGTGATTCGGTTGTGATCGGGGCCGGGGCCAAGGTGCTCGGCCCGATCATGATCGGCGATCACTCCCGCATCGGCGCCAATTCGGTCGTGGTCAAGGATACGCCGCCCGAATCGGTGGTGGTGGGCGTGCCGGGCCGGGTGCGGCATCGCGACGGCTATCTGCAAGCGCAGGACCCCGAACGCGACCTCCAGCACAACGTCCTCCCCGACGCCACCGCCGAGGCGCTGAAAGCCTTCGCCGACCGCATCGTGGCCCTGGAGACCGAGATCATGGAGATGCGCGGCCTGATGAACGGCAGCGCCGATCATCTCAACCCGCCGCCAGAAGAATGGACGCCGGAGGATTATCTGGGGCCGTTTGGCATATAA
- the rplQ gene encoding 50S ribosomal protein L17, producing the protein MRHQISGRQFGRSSDHRQALFKNLITELFRHGQIETTEAKAKAIRSDAEKLITIAKRGRAGRISEVHARRLLRSRLNDPDMVAVIYDQFSLRYADRPGGYTRIFKMGPRHGDGADMALIELVE; encoded by the coding sequence ATGCGACACCAAATCAGCGGCCGGCAGTTTGGCCGGTCATCCGACCATCGTCAGGCCCTGTTCAAAAACCTGATCACCGAGTTGTTCCGCCACGGGCAGATCGAAACCACCGAGGCCAAAGCCAAAGCCATCCGCTCCGACGCCGAAAAACTGATCACCATTGCCAAGCGCGGTCGGGCCGGACGCATCAGCGAGGTGCACGCCCGGCGACTGCTGCGGTCGCGGCTCAACGACCCCGACATGGTGGCGGTTATCTACGATCAGTTCAGCCTGCGCTATGCCGATCGGCCCGGCGGCTACACCCGCATCTTCAAGATGGGGCCTCGCCACGGCGACGGCGCCGATATGGCCTTGATCGAGTTGGTTGAATAG